The following are encoded in a window of Microbacterium soli genomic DNA:
- a CDS encoding SCO6880 family protein: protein MAVDPTQDAPRTYGNWRRPTSPGLLGLGTLGTLLLFVALFIILISLMSGGLLAAFIAAVVSAGVILLLIVKNADGRSVLSRASNRIGWMSARSRGSHLYRSGPLGRTEWGTYQLPGVAAATRLSEHTDSYGRPFALVYTPISKTYAVVIGTEPDGASLVDPLQVDTWVADWGHWLANLSDEPGIEAASVTIETAPESGTRLRREVELNLDPDAPAFAQDMLREVVETYPAGSSTVKAFVSLTFSAVPRKGAPPRKPDEMARELAARLPGLTGNLQATGAGAAHPLSAQELCETIRVAYDPAAAVLIEEAHAQGEVPELSWPDVGPTAHQASWSDYRHDSATSVTWAMTQAPRGTVQSGVLARLLAPHRDIARKRVTLLYKPIDPARAAGLVEADLTAAQFRATATRKPQARDTLAVRAAASTAAEEAAGAGLVNFGLLVTATVVDPAAAAEAAAAIDNLSASARLRVRPVYGSQDSAFAMALPLGLVPSKHVAVPAEIRDRL, encoded by the coding sequence GTGGCCGTTGACCCAACACAGGACGCCCCTCGCACCTACGGCAACTGGCGGCGGCCGACGTCGCCGGGCCTGCTCGGTCTGGGGACGCTCGGAACACTGCTGCTGTTCGTGGCGCTGTTCATCATCCTTATCTCGCTCATGTCCGGTGGGCTGCTCGCGGCGTTCATCGCCGCGGTGGTCTCGGCCGGGGTGATCCTGCTGCTGATCGTGAAGAATGCGGACGGTCGCAGCGTACTCTCGCGGGCATCCAATCGGATCGGGTGGATGTCGGCACGTTCCCGCGGCTCGCATCTGTACCGTTCGGGGCCGCTGGGTCGCACTGAGTGGGGCACGTATCAGCTCCCCGGTGTTGCCGCGGCGACCCGCCTCAGCGAGCACACGGACTCCTATGGGCGTCCGTTCGCGCTTGTCTACACGCCGATCAGCAAGACGTACGCCGTGGTGATCGGCACCGAGCCCGACGGGGCATCGCTCGTCGACCCGCTACAGGTCGACACGTGGGTAGCCGATTGGGGTCACTGGCTGGCGAACCTCTCGGACGAGCCGGGCATCGAGGCCGCCTCGGTCACGATTGAGACCGCGCCCGAGTCGGGCACGCGGCTGCGTCGTGAGGTCGAGCTGAACCTCGACCCCGACGCGCCCGCGTTCGCGCAGGACATGCTGCGCGAGGTCGTCGAGACCTACCCGGCCGGGTCGTCGACGGTCAAGGCGTTCGTGTCGCTGACGTTCTCCGCTGTCCCTCGCAAGGGTGCACCACCTCGCAAGCCTGACGAGATGGCGCGCGAGCTCGCGGCGCGTCTGCCCGGCCTGACGGGCAACTTGCAGGCGACCGGGGCGGGTGCAGCGCACCCGCTGTCGGCGCAAGAGCTATGCGAGACGATCCGGGTCGCCTACGACCCAGCGGCCGCGGTGCTCATCGAAGAGGCACACGCTCAGGGTGAGGTGCCCGAGCTGAGCTGGCCGGACGTCGGCCCGACGGCGCATCAGGCGTCGTGGTCGGACTACCGGCACGACTCCGCGACGTCGGTCACCTGGGCGATGACGCAAGCGCCGCGCGGTACGGTGCAGTCGGGCGTGCTGGCACGCCTCCTCGCCCCGCACCGTGACATCGCGCGCAAGCGGGTGACGCTGCTCTACAAGCCGATCGACCCGGCGCGAGCTGCTGGGCTCGTCGAGGCTGATCTGACAGCGGCGCAGTTCCGTGCGACGGCGACCCGTAAACCGCAGGCGCGCGACACCCTGGCGGTGCGTGCCGCGGCATCGACGGCGGCCGAGGAGGCTGCCGGCGCGGGCCTGGTGAACTTCGGGCTGCTGGTGACGGCCACGGTCGTTGACCCGGCTGCTGCCGCTGAGGCGGCCGCGGCGATCGACAACCTCTCGGCGTCGGCTCGCTTGCGTGTGCGGCCGGTGTACGGCTCGCAGGATTCGGCGTTTGCGATGGCGTTGCCGCTGGGCCTGGTGCCGAGCAAGCATGTCGCGGTGCCGGCAGAGATTCGGGATCGGTTGTGA